AGTAACATTTCCGCGGCGTACCTGACCGGCCTGCTGGCCGGCCAGCGTGCCGTCGAGGAAGGTCTCGAGGAGGCAGTCCTCGACATCGGCCTCAACACGGCAACGCCCGGTAACAAGGTGTTCGCAGTGCAGGAAGGTGCGATCGACGCCGGTCTCGAGATCCCGCACAACGATAGCGTGCTCGCAGACTGGTCGCGTACCCGCGGCGAACACATCGCCGAGTACGCAGAACAGCTCGATGAGCCGCTGTACAGCGGTGACTTCGACGCAACAGAACTGCCAGAACACTTCGACGAGGTACGAGAGGCGATTCTCGAATGAGCAACTACAACGACAGCGGATGGGAACCCGTTACCCGTCTCGGTCGGATGGTTCAGGAGGGCGAAATCGACACGATGGAGGCCGCCCTCAACTCTGGACTCCCACTCAAGGAGCCCGAACTCGTTGACCAGCTCCTCCCCGGACTGGACGACGAAGTGCTGGACATCAACATGGTCCAGCGCATGACCGACTCCGGACGACGCGTGAAGTTCCGCTGTGTC
The DNA window shown above is from Natrialba magadii ATCC 43099 and carries:
- a CDS encoding 50S ribosomal protein L18, with translation MATGPRYKVPMRRRREVRTDYHQRLRLLKSGKPRLVARKSNKHTTAQLIVPGPQGDETLASAHSSDLEEYGWDAPTSNISAAYLTGLLAGQRAVEEGLEEAVLDIGLNTATPGNKVFAVQEGAIDAGLEIPHNDSVLADWSRTRGEHIAEYAEQLDEPLYSGDFDATELPEHFDEVREAILE